The following coding sequences lie in one Candidatus Melainabacteria bacterium genomic window:
- a CDS encoding efflux RND transporter periplasmic adaptor subunit, translating into MFKAMELKQTMNKQANAMTIRISALRNFEEYRRERSDQLDRKIATAAKSVAAFLVRSILPVCLSLSLSSCSNSTKEVVGDSTDTVRELPVVAVQLKTLDRVDQIPGEIEAYQDVAIYPKVPGFIKWIGVDRGSVVKKGQLMVGLIAPELHAQTNEAYSKTQAVSGQLHEAESRLASAKAQVLEVTAKLEGDNDTYTRTKEASLVPGVVSANEVIVLEKIVAADREKLRAWQENVRAAQNAVTALKNSVVSQGQATKNYADIADYLTIAAPFDGYITERNMHVGSFVGPLGKGAYPPIVRIQQLNLLRIIAPVPEIDTSGVIPGAKVQFTVSTHPGEKFTGTVARLGNYLDQKTRTMPVELNYWNHDNRVLPGMFCEVYWPTKRQHPTMFVPLTAVETNSTIETFVCRINRDNKIEWVKVKRGQMMGNMVEIFGDINQGDKVALHGSDELKQGTEVKPIDVDRRTAEAEPESRPIYHTEGAPMATPNPEREKSFRSQDSDSTR; encoded by the coding sequence TTGTTTAAGGCAATGGAACTGAAACAGACAATGAATAAGCAGGCGAATGCAATGACAATTCGAATTTCAGCGCTCAGGAATTTCGAGGAATACCGCCGTGAGCGAAGCGACCAGCTCGACAGGAAGATTGCGACTGCCGCTAAATCTGTTGCTGCCTTTCTTGTGCGTTCCATACTGCCCGTTTGTCTTTCGCTCAGTCTTTCATCTTGCTCGAACTCCACTAAAGAAGTTGTAGGTGACAGTACAGATACTGTGCGAGAACTGCCGGTAGTGGCAGTGCAGTTGAAGACTCTAGACCGCGTGGATCAAATTCCAGGTGAAATAGAAGCCTATCAGGACGTTGCGATTTACCCGAAGGTGCCTGGCTTCATCAAGTGGATCGGCGTAGACCGCGGTTCTGTTGTGAAAAAAGGTCAGCTCATGGTTGGCTTGATCGCACCGGAATTGCACGCACAAACTAATGAGGCTTATTCAAAGACGCAAGCGGTGAGTGGGCAGCTCCATGAAGCTGAATCGCGTCTTGCCAGTGCAAAAGCGCAGGTTCTTGAAGTAACTGCCAAGTTGGAAGGTGATAACGATACATACACGCGCACAAAGGAAGCGTCGCTCGTGCCCGGTGTTGTGTCCGCAAACGAAGTGATCGTACTTGAGAAAATAGTGGCTGCAGACCGGGAAAAACTGCGGGCATGGCAGGAAAATGTACGAGCGGCCCAAAATGCAGTCACTGCCCTGAAGAACTCAGTCGTTTCGCAAGGTCAAGCAACCAAAAACTACGCAGACATTGCCGATTACTTGACGATTGCAGCTCCGTTCGATGGATACATAACTGAACGCAACATGCATGTGGGCAGCTTCGTCGGACCGCTCGGCAAGGGCGCTTATCCGCCTATTGTTCGCATTCAGCAGCTAAATCTGTTGCGCATCATCGCTCCTGTTCCGGAGATCGACACAAGTGGTGTCATTCCCGGTGCTAAAGTGCAATTTACTGTCTCCACTCACCCCGGTGAAAAATTCACTGGCACGGTGGCCCGGTTGGGAAATTATCTTGACCAGAAGACCCGAACCATGCCCGTTGAGCTGAATTACTGGAACCACGATAATCGCGTGTTGCCCGGCATGTTCTGCGAAGTGTATTGGCCCACCAAGCGTCAGCATCCGACGATGTTCGTGCCGCTGACTGCTGTAGAAACAAATTCCACCATTGAAACTTTTGTCTGTCGCATAAACCGAGACAATAAGATCGAATGGGTAAAAGTAAAGCGTGGGCAGATGATGGGTAACATGGTGGAGATCTTCGGCGACATCAACCAGGGTGATAAGGTTGCTTTGCATGGCAGCGATGAACTCAAGCAAGGCACTGAGGTCAAGCCGATTGACGTAGACCGCCGAACAGCCGAAGCCGAGCCGGAATCGCGACCCATTTATCATACTGAAGGCGCGCCGATGGCAACGCCCAATCCCGAAAGGGAAAAATCGTTTAGATCTCAGGACTCCGACTCAACTAGGTGA